From the genome of uncultured Fibrobacter sp., one region includes:
- a CDS encoding LOG family protein → MATKTVKKKTKCDIDTATPKMAYYDSKFIESDAGRTIRILSEFFEPQQIFEDEEIKNAIVFFGSARTLPPAEIKKLRKNCKDKKELDRLDRLEKVAQSYDDARELAGRLGKWANNRRKGYAIMTGGGPGIMEAGNRGANDVGTPSIGLNIKLPFEQHPNPYIDNGLSLQFRYFFIRKYWFLRKARTLVVFPGGFGTFDEMFEMLTLIQTDKYAQQLPVVIFDSKFWKKVVNWEYLAEAGMINKEDLKLFKFCDTVDEAYDFITGTLDKQEEEWTMFNGNRNGKKK, encoded by the coding sequence ATGGCTACAAAGACTGTTAAGAAGAAAACCAAGTGCGACATAGATACGGCAACCCCGAAAATGGCTTATTACGATTCGAAGTTCATCGAAAGCGACGCCGGCAGGACCATCCGTATCCTTTCTGAATTTTTTGAACCCCAGCAGATTTTCGAGGACGAAGAAATCAAGAACGCCATCGTGTTCTTCGGTTCTGCAAGGACGCTCCCGCCTGCCGAAATCAAGAAACTCCGCAAGAACTGCAAAGACAAGAAGGAACTCGACCGTCTCGACCGCCTCGAAAAGGTGGCCCAGTCCTACGACGACGCCCGCGAACTCGCCGGACGCCTCGGCAAGTGGGCCAACAACCGCCGCAAGGGCTACGCCATCATGACCGGTGGCGGCCCCGGCATCATGGAAGCGGGCAACCGCGGCGCAAACGATGTGGGAACGCCCTCCATCGGCCTCAACATCAAGCTCCCGTTCGAACAGCATCCGAACCCCTACATCGACAATGGACTGAGCCTGCAATTCCGCTACTTCTTCATCCGCAAGTACTGGTTCCTCCGCAAGGCCCGCACCCTCGTCGTGTTCCCGGGCGGCTTCGGCACCTTCGACGAAATGTTCGAAATGCTCACGCTCATCCAGACCGACAAATACGCCCAGCAGCTCCCCGTGGTCATCTTCGATTCCAAGTTCTGGAAAAAGGTGGTGAACTGGGAATACCTCGCCGAGGCTGGCATGATCAACAAAGAAGACCTCAAGCTCTTCAAGTTCTGCGACACCGTCGACGAAGCCTACGACTTCATCACCGGAACGCTCGACAAACAAGAAGAAGAGTGGACCATGTTCAACGGGAACCGTAACGGCAAGAAAAAGTAA
- the galE gene encoding UDP-glucose 4-epimerase GalE, translating into MKIAVIGGAGYIGSHTVRELLDRGHEVCVFDNLSSGLEQNLFPEAGFVKGDILHPDEIEKFLKDFKPEGLVHLAAFKAAGESMLNPEKYSVNNITGSINILNAASAAGVKYFVFSSSAATYGSPQYQPVDENHPTNPENYYGYTKLAIEGFLKWYDQLRGIKFAALRYFNAAGYDVKGRINGLEKNPANLIPVVMEALLGKRKELLVFGNDYDTPDGTGVRDYIHVNDLAIGHGMAFDYLQKNNKSLIVNLGVQQGSSVLDVIHMAEKVSGRKCPYRIVERRPGDPATLVANPKKAHEVLGWKAQYSDLETLLATTWRAYLANEK; encoded by the coding sequence ATGAAAATTGCTGTTATTGGTGGTGCTGGGTATATTGGTTCGCATACGGTGCGTGAACTTTTGGACCGTGGTCATGAAGTTTGTGTGTTTGACAATCTTTCGAGTGGCTTGGAACAGAACCTTTTCCCGGAAGCGGGCTTTGTGAAGGGCGACATTCTCCATCCCGACGAGATTGAAAAATTCCTCAAAGACTTCAAGCCGGAAGGATTGGTCCACTTGGCCGCTTTCAAGGCTGCGGGCGAATCGATGCTCAATCCCGAAAAGTACAGCGTCAACAATATCACAGGGTCCATCAATATCCTGAACGCGGCATCTGCTGCTGGAGTCAAGTATTTTGTGTTCTCGAGTTCTGCTGCGACTTACGGGTCCCCGCAGTATCAGCCAGTTGATGAAAACCACCCGACAAACCCTGAGAATTATTACGGCTACACCAAGCTCGCTATCGAAGGGTTCCTCAAGTGGTACGACCAGCTGCGTGGTATTAAGTTCGCTGCCTTGCGCTATTTCAATGCCGCTGGCTACGACGTGAAGGGGCGTATCAACGGGCTCGAAAAGAACCCGGCGAACCTGATTCCGGTGGTGATGGAAGCCTTGCTCGGCAAGCGCAAGGAACTGCTCGTGTTCGGTAACGACTACGATACGCCCGATGGCACGGGCGTGCGCGATTATATCCACGTGAACGACCTTGCAATCGGTCACGGGATGGCGTTCGATTACTTGCAGAAGAACAACAAGAGCTTGATTGTAAACCTCGGCGTGCAGCAGGGGAGTTCCGTGCTCGACGTGATCCACATGGCAGAGAAGGTGAGCGGTCGCAAGTGCCCGTACCGCATTGTGGAACGCCGCCCGGGCGACCCTGCGACACTCGTGGCCAACCCCAAGAAGGCTCACGAAGTTCTTGGCTGGAAGGCGCAGTACAGCGATTTGGAAACGTTGCTTGCGACAACTTGGCGCGCTTACTTGGCGAACGAGAAGTAG
- a CDS encoding flavodoxin codes for MPCKLKWVIAASAVAAATMFTACDGQGDQSKKRAEALPEAQEPIASAKSVVVFFSQTGSTAKLAGIFKEARNADVIELKLVEPYPSTYDSTIAKVGAQRQSKQWPALVNAKIDLAQYDTVFLGYPIMFGSFTPPIYTFLDSNDLSGKVVVPFCTFGSGGRKASAAELKELEPQANVTLAYGITNKRINAEGGIEKAKAEVESFFADLASGKTDEMLMGGYSEQRPLVAEDSAVFAEATKDYAYLGLKPLSVSTQVVAGTNFLFVCEMKAFGGPAVQANVKIFRPLPGRGNPELISVEK; via the coding sequence ATGCCTTGTAAACTGAAATGGGTTATTGCTGCATCTGCGGTTGCTGCCGCGACGATGTTCACTGCCTGCGACGGGCAGGGTGACCAGTCCAAGAAGCGTGCGGAAGCATTGCCTGAGGCGCAAGAACCGATAGCCTCTGCAAAGTCGGTGGTGGTGTTCTTCTCGCAGACGGGCTCGACTGCAAAGCTGGCGGGCATTTTCAAAGAGGCGAGGAATGCCGATGTTATCGAACTCAAACTTGTGGAGCCTTACCCGTCTACTTACGACAGCACGATTGCCAAGGTAGGTGCGCAGCGCCAATCCAAGCAATGGCCTGCTCTCGTGAATGCAAAAATTGACCTTGCCCAGTACGATACGGTTTTCTTGGGTTATCCTATCATGTTCGGCTCGTTCACTCCGCCGATATACACCTTCCTCGATTCCAATGATTTGAGCGGTAAGGTGGTTGTCCCGTTCTGTACTTTTGGCAGCGGTGGTCGCAAGGCGAGTGCCGCAGAACTCAAGGAACTTGAACCGCAGGCCAACGTGACGCTTGCTTACGGAATCACCAACAAGCGCATCAATGCCGAAGGCGGTATCGAAAAGGCGAAGGCCGAAGTCGAGTCGTTCTTTGCAGACCTTGCATCGGGCAAGACCGACGAAATGCTCATGGGCGGCTACTCCGAGCAGCGCCCGCTTGTGGCCGAAGATTCCGCCGTGTTTGCCGAGGCGACAAAGGATTATGCCTACTTGGGCTTGAAACCGCTGAGCGTTTCTACGCAGGTGGTGGCGGGGACGAATTTCCTTTTCGTCTGCGAAATGAAGGCTTTCGGTGGCCCTGCGGTGCAGGCTAACGTAAAAATATTCCGTCCGCTCCCCGGACGCGGAAACCCCGAATTGATTTCGGTGGAAAAGTAG
- a CDS encoding pseudouridine synthase, with protein MPALTLDRLLSSIGFGSRKEARALVRMGLVELDGQVVEDPFMEFAERPACITVNGEEVTTEEKLYVMLDKPLDVECSHNARDHRSVFELVPDRFTAMGIQTVGRLDADSTGLLLLSNQGDFIHRVESPKKGFLKKYRVTLARPFTAEQEAELLKGVMLKGERREVVARAIERDGDSVVVSIGEGLYHQVRRMFAAVGNHVETLKRESIGPVALDDTLGNGGWRFLTAEEVNSLM; from the coding sequence ATGCCTGCTTTGACTTTGGATCGCCTGCTCTCGTCGATTGGTTTCGGTTCCCGCAAAGAAGCGCGTGCGCTTGTGCGCATGGGGCTCGTGGAATTGGACGGCCAGGTTGTAGAAGACCCGTTCATGGAGTTTGCGGAAAGGCCCGCTTGCATTACCGTGAATGGCGAAGAAGTGACGACAGAAGAAAAGTTGTACGTGATGCTCGATAAACCGCTCGATGTGGAATGTAGCCATAACGCCCGTGACCACCGCTCGGTCTTTGAACTTGTGCCCGACCGTTTTACGGCAATGGGTATCCAGACGGTGGGCCGCCTGGATGCGGATTCTACCGGATTGTTGCTGCTCTCGAACCAGGGCGATTTTATCCATAGGGTCGAAAGCCCCAAGAAGGGATTCTTGAAGAAATACCGCGTGACGCTTGCTCGCCCGTTTACGGCAGAACAAGAAGCGGAACTCCTGAAGGGCGTGATGCTCAAGGGGGAACGCCGCGAGGTTGTTGCCCGTGCGATTGAACGCGATGGGGATTCTGTCGTCGTGAGTATTGGTGAAGGGTTGTACCATCAGGTGCGCCGCATGTTTGCTGCTGTCGGGAACCATGTGGAAACACTTAAACGCGAATCCATTGGTCCTGTGGCTCTAGATGATACGCTGGGTAATGGGGGGTGGCGCTTCTTGACGGCAGAAGAAGTGAATTCCTTGATGTAG